In Agrobacterium tumefaciens, a single genomic region encodes these proteins:
- a CDS encoding SixA phosphatase family protein gives MRHAKAAWAAPGERDFDRGLNEAGFAEAEIIADLAADRRYRPDLILSSTAARCRQTTQAWQRAFNEGIDIVYIDEMYNARSETYLSLIAAQTEVQSVMLVGHNPTMEATLEAMIGEDLLHAALPSGFPTSGLAVLDQDGGAASGKNRWRLIDFLAPGK, from the coding sequence CTGCGCCACGCCAAGGCCGCCTGGGCGGCGCCGGGAGAACGGGATTTCGACCGGGGATTGAACGAGGCCGGTTTTGCCGAAGCGGAGATCATCGCCGACCTTGCCGCCGACCGGCGCTACCGCCCCGATCTCATCCTGTCATCCACGGCCGCGCGCTGCCGGCAGACCACGCAGGCCTGGCAGCGGGCTTTCAACGAAGGCATCGATATCGTCTACATCGATGAGATGTATAATGCCCGCAGCGAAACCTATCTGTCGCTCATCGCCGCGCAAACGGAGGTGCAGTCGGTGATGCTGGTGGGGCACAACCCCACCATGGAAGCAACGCTGGAGGCCATGATCGGCGAGGACCTGTTGCATGCCGCCCTGCCCTCGGGTTTTCCCACCTCGGGTCTTGCGGTTCTGGATCAGGACGGCGGCGCGGCAAGCGGTAAAAATCGCTGGCGGCTGATCGATTTCCTTGCTCCGGGCAAATAA
- a CDS encoding flagellar biosynthetic protein FliO, with translation MISMMEDFIGTYGNNLIVAVVGVGVALLVLAIALWLLRRRGGSAPFIRGGRNRQPRLQVLDATAVDARRRLVLVRRDNVEHLVMIGGPTDIVIESGIGAIPIVRDVQEPELTALPRQESEQKRAEPSVPQERRAALPQQPIVAATPVSAPEEPMKQPQRPEPPAPAPVSRPAPVAATAAPVPPRASTPPQPVPPAPISREPASPARQAAPERARPAPPPIPVAVAPAATILPVAAASLDMAAAPAEPKRAEPFVPAPAPAPVAPPIPAQVPEQAKVSEERPVELAPSVFAAREPVIDQSIAADFLDAARDRVLPDLKPGQNTPPAPFPPRPENPAVALADAEPKFSDELASDFESFLEAEIAKSKESENEPSVTPAADRQVKTQPASPPVTGATPDGDVQKEMARIFGELSVTRDR, from the coding sequence ATGATCTCCATGATGGAAGATTTTATCGGCACCTATGGCAACAATCTCATCGTCGCCGTTGTCGGTGTGGGTGTGGCGCTTCTCGTTCTGGCGATCGCTTTGTGGCTTCTGCGCAGGCGCGGCGGTTCGGCGCCCTTTATCCGTGGCGGTCGTAACCGGCAGCCGCGCCTGCAGGTTCTCGACGCGACGGCCGTGGATGCGCGCCGCCGTCTGGTTCTCGTGCGTCGCGATAATGTCGAACATCTGGTCATGATCGGAGGCCCAACCGATATCGTCATCGAGAGCGGTATCGGCGCGATCCCGATTGTCCGGGACGTACAGGAGCCGGAACTGACGGCGCTGCCGCGCCAGGAGAGCGAACAGAAGAGGGCCGAGCCGTCGGTCCCGCAGGAACGCCGCGCCGCCCTGCCCCAGCAGCCCATTGTGGCCGCAACTCCCGTTTCCGCCCCCGAAGAGCCCATGAAGCAACCGCAGCGGCCAGAGCCGCCTGCACCCGCGCCGGTTTCGCGTCCCGCACCTGTTGCGGCAACCGCCGCCCCGGTGCCGCCGCGTGCATCGACACCGCCACAACCCGTGCCGCCCGCCCCGATCTCGCGAGAGCCCGCTTCGCCGGCAAGACAGGCAGCGCCCGAGCGTGCTCGCCCCGCGCCGCCACCTATCCCGGTGGCAGTTGCCCCGGCCGCAACCATCCTGCCCGTGGCCGCTGCATCGCTCGACATGGCAGCGGCACCAGCGGAGCCAAAGCGGGCCGAGCCTTTCGTGCCGGCTCCGGCGCCTGCACCCGTCGCGCCGCCAATCCCCGCACAGGTGCCCGAACAGGCAAAGGTATCGGAAGAGCGACCTGTGGAGCTTGCCCCGTCGGTCTTTGCAGCGCGTGAGCCGGTGATCGACCAATCCATCGCCGCCGATTTTCTCGACGCTGCCCGCGACCGGGTTCTTCCCGACCTGAAGCCGGGCCAGAATACGCCGCCCGCCCCTTTTCCGCCGAGGCCCGAAAACCCGGCTGTGGCTTTAGCCGACGCCGAACCGAAATTTTCCGACGAGCTCGCCAGTGATTTCGAAAGCTTTCTGGAAGCGGAAATCGCCAAGAGCAAGGAATCGGAGAATGAACCTTCTGTCACGCCTGCGGCCGACAGGCAGGTCAAAACGCAGCCCGCCTCTCCGCCCGTCACCGGCGCTACACCGGATGGAGACGTGCAGAAGGAAATGGCGCGTATCTTCGGAGAGCTTTCCGTCACCCGCGACCGCTGA
- the dksA gene encoding RNA polymerase-binding protein DksA — MSEKIDLSKYVLSEDDEFMNASQRAYFRAKLVAWKNDILREARETLGHLAEESANHPDLADRASSETDRAIELRARDRQRKLISKIDAALQRIDDGTYGYCEETGEPIGLKRLDARPIATLSIEAQERHERREKVYRDE, encoded by the coding sequence TTGAGTGAGAAGATCGATCTTAGCAAATATGTGCTCTCGGAAGACGATGAGTTCATGAATGCCAGCCAGCGTGCCTACTTCCGCGCGAAGCTGGTCGCCTGGAAAAATGACATCCTGAGAGAAGCGCGCGAGACCCTCGGACATCTCGCCGAAGAAAGCGCCAACCATCCCGATCTGGCTGATCGGGCATCTTCCGAAACAGACCGGGCGATCGAGCTTCGCGCCCGCGACCGTCAGCGCAAGCTGATCTCGAAGATCGATGCAGCCCTTCAGCGGATCGATGACGGCACTTACGGTTATTGTGAGGAGACGGGCGAGCCTATCGGCCTCAAGCGTCTGGACGCCCGCCCGATCGCAACGCTGTCCATCGAGGCGCAGGAGCGTCACGAGCGCCGCGAAAAAGTCTATCGCGACGAATAA
- a CDS encoding YcjX family protein: MPPSLTSLTDSALIAFDNLADRASNLTHPTLRLGVTGLSRAGKTVFISSLVHNLLNGGRLPLFEAMRSGRVSNVRLEPQPDDAIPRFQYEDHIQALVRDRFWPDSTRAISELRITLDYQSASGWGRWFSAGKLSIDIVDYPGEWLLDLPLLSQDYKQFSDATVALAGSGIRAELAQEWLSIASSLDINAPAEEMTARRLAESFAAYLKACKSDERSLSTLPPGRFLMPGDLEGSPALTFAPLPGLTDEKAPKGSLRAMMERRYDAYKSIVVKPFFREHFARLDRQIVLIDTLQAVNRGPEAVQDLERALGDVLACFRPGTNSIMSSLIRRRIDKVLIAATKADHLHHESHDRLERLTRRLVDRAITTIGMNGAGIEVMALASVRATREASVRQDGHELPVIVGTPMAGETINGETFDGNRKTAIFPGDLPEDPEPLFRSIDQDGDKATLPDVNVVRFRPPNIDEPGSGGIRLSVPHIRLDRAMQFLFGDKLA; the protein is encoded by the coding sequence TTGCCGCCTTCTCTTACGTCCCTGACAGACAGCGCGCTGATCGCTTTCGATAATCTGGCCGACCGCGCGAGCAACCTCACCCATCCGACATTGCGGCTTGGCGTCACCGGCCTTTCGCGGGCGGGCAAGACGGTTTTCATTTCCTCCCTCGTACATAACCTGCTGAATGGCGGCCGGTTGCCGCTGTTCGAGGCGATGCGATCCGGGCGCGTCTCCAATGTGCGCCTGGAACCGCAGCCGGACGACGCCATTCCCCGCTTCCAATATGAAGACCATATTCAGGCACTGGTGCGTGACAGGTTCTGGCCGGATTCGACACGGGCGATCTCGGAACTCCGGATCACGCTCGATTATCAGAGCGCCAGCGGCTGGGGACGGTGGTTTTCGGCCGGCAAGCTCTCCATCGATATCGTCGACTATCCCGGCGAATGGCTGCTCGACCTGCCGCTGCTCTCGCAGGACTACAAGCAGTTCAGCGATGCAACCGTCGCACTTGCCGGGAGCGGCATCCGCGCAGAACTCGCGCAGGAATGGCTGTCGATCGCCTCCTCGCTCGATATCAATGCGCCCGCCGAGGAAATGACGGCGCGGCGGCTGGCGGAAAGTTTTGCGGCCTATCTGAAGGCCTGCAAGTCCGACGAGAGATCGCTTTCCACCCTGCCGCCGGGCCGTTTCCTGATGCCGGGCGATCTGGAAGGGTCGCCAGCGCTGACATTTGCACCCCTGCCGGGCCTGACCGACGAAAAGGCGCCGAAGGGTTCGCTGCGCGCGATGATGGAACGGCGCTACGACGCCTATAAGTCGATCGTGGTCAAACCCTTCTTCCGCGAGCATTTCGCCCGTCTCGACCGGCAGATCGTGCTGATCGACACGCTGCAGGCGGTCAATCGCGGCCCGGAGGCCGTGCAGGATCTGGAGCGGGCCTTAGGCGACGTGCTTGCCTGTTTCCGCCCCGGCACCAATAGCATAATGTCGTCGCTGATCCGCCGGCGCATCGACAAGGTGCTGATTGCCGCCACCAAGGCCGATCATCTGCATCATGAAAGCCATGACCGGCTGGAGCGACTGACCCGCCGTTTAGTCGACCGCGCCATCACCACCATCGGCATGAATGGCGCCGGCATCGAAGTGATGGCGCTCGCTTCCGTGCGCGCCACCAGAGAGGCAAGTGTGCGCCAGGACGGCCATGAGCTACCCGTTATCGTCGGCACGCCCATGGCCGGTGAAACCATCAATGGCGAGACCTTCGACGGCAACCGCAAAACGGCGATCTTTCCGGGCGACCTGCCGGAGGACCCTGAACCGCTGTTCCGCAGCATAGACCAGGATGGCGACAAGGCGACACTGCCTGACGTCAATGTCGTGCGTTTTCGCCCGCCCAATATCGACGAGCCTGGAAGCGGCGGCATCCGGCTTTCCGTTCCCCATATCAGGCTCGACCGCGCCATGCAGTTCCTGTTCGGAGACAAGCTCGCATGA
- a CDS encoding YcjF family protein → MKAPTQNDPQTRRPAAFTLETEETARPSATQKRAPRSFDAEISLTPDEEDPFLAPVDIDAAALPVATPKKSRFSFGKLALGALGVLFSLAFGLWADQLIRDLFSRSDWLGYTATIALIVALFAVLALVGREVFGIMRLNAVQSLKADAETASLDKSPKPARAIVTRLNAVLSHRAETAKGRAALKETENDVIDGPHLIELAERELLVPLDRQARALILNSSKRVSVVTAVSPRAVVDLAYVLFEVTRLVRAMAELYGGRPGTLGMLKLLRDVVAHLAVTGSIAVGDGLAQQVLGHGLASKLSARLGEGVINGLMTARIGIAAMDLCRPLPFRAVKRPGIGDFMSDLTPDLSGGKNAEKA, encoded by the coding sequence ATGAAGGCTCCCACACAAAACGATCCGCAGACACGCCGCCCCGCGGCTTTCACGCTAGAGACCGAGGAGACGGCACGGCCGTCCGCCACACAAAAACGCGCACCGCGCAGCTTCGACGCCGAGATTTCGCTGACGCCAGACGAGGAGGATCCGTTTCTGGCGCCTGTGGACATCGACGCCGCCGCATTGCCGGTGGCGACGCCGAAGAAAAGCCGCTTCTCCTTCGGCAAGCTCGCGCTCGGGGCGCTCGGTGTCCTGTTCTCGCTCGCCTTCGGGCTCTGGGCGGATCAGCTTATCCGCGATCTCTTCTCCCGCTCGGACTGGCTAGGCTATACGGCAACGATCGCGCTCATCGTGGCGCTTTTCGCGGTTCTCGCCCTCGTCGGCCGCGAGGTCTTCGGCATCATGCGGCTCAATGCCGTACAATCCCTCAAGGCCGACGCTGAAACGGCGAGCCTCGACAAGAGCCCGAAACCCGCGCGCGCCATCGTCACCCGCCTGAATGCCGTCCTTTCCCACCGGGCTGAAACGGCCAAGGGGCGCGCGGCGCTGAAGGAAACGGAAAATGACGTCATCGACGGCCCGCATCTGATCGAGCTTGCCGAGCGCGAACTGCTGGTGCCGCTCGACAGGCAGGCCCGCGCCCTCATTCTCAATTCCTCCAAGCGTGTCTCCGTCGTCACTGCCGTCAGCCCGCGCGCCGTGGTCGATCTCGCTTATGTGCTGTTCGAGGTGACGCGGCTGGTGCGTGCCATGGCGGAGCTTTATGGCGGCCGCCCCGGCACGCTCGGCATGCTGAAGCTCCTGCGCGATGTCGTCGCGCATCTTGCCGTCACGGGTTCGATTGCCGTGGGTGACGGGCTTGCCCAGCAGGTTCTCGGCCATGGCCTTGCCTCGAAACTCTCCGCCCGTCTCGGCGAAGGCGTCATCAACGGGCTGATGACGGCGCGAATCGGCATTGCCGCCATGGATCTTTGCCGTCCGCTGCCGTTCAGGGCCGTGAAGCGGCCGGGCATCGGCGATTTCATGTCCGACCTCACGCCCGATTTAAGCGGTGGAAAAAACGCGGAAAAAGCCTGA